The Gigantopelta aegis isolate Gae_Host chromosome 3, Gae_host_genome, whole genome shotgun sequence genome segment GTATttgataacattaatgtaaggtagtgataccAGGGCCCCTAACCCTGGTATTACCGTATTTCTTTTCTGGTGACAATAaacttattataataaaaacattttttttttttttagatgcagTAATGTTacgtatataattatattacagaaGCAGTCATACTGTGTCTTATATGTTATATgtgctgtggtgtcattaaacattaattcattcatataGACAATATATCATGTTTTGTGTCGAATACTATTTACATCAGACTGAGTAAAGTCTGCAGTCATATCACACAAATCACCCATGCttgacaaggaaggaaatgttttatttaacgatgctctcaacacattttatttatggttatatgatgtcagacatatggttaaagaccacacagatattgagagaggaaacccgctgtcgccacttcatgggctactctttttgattagcagcgagggatcttttatatgcatcatcccacagacagaatagtatataccactgcctttgttacactagttgtggagcactgtctggaacgagaaatagcccaatgggtccactgacggggtcgaccttagaccgaccgcgcatcaagcaaacgctttaccaatgggctacgttccgccccctgtCCATGCTTGACAAGTGCAATATGAAGTTGCACACTTTTCAAGATTTGACTGAAAAcataaaatgatttatttattgtataattCATCGGTTTgcctttattattaaaaaaggaaaaataagaaaattgcTCCACTAACTCTTTTGATCCTACTGAACAATTAGTGTAAACTTTGTGACATCGTTTTTGTATGTGACCTCATCTACAGTGGCCATAACATTGATGTTGTCACAAATGTGAatgaatgttatataataagatGTAATATTTTGTCTCTTGATTTTCAGTCGACTCTGACAGGTCATGAAGATTATGTACACTGTGTTTGTTTGAAGAACCATGGTCGAGAATGCGTGTCTGCATCTGAAGATGGAACCTGTAGAATATGGGGTTAAAAACATAACACATTTAAACAATGCTGTAAATTAATACCCATATGTTTGTTAAGCACAcgtgacataattatatatacatcagTACCAGTACAGTTTGAGAAATTGTTATATTTACCATGTGCTTGATCTTAACAACCGACTGACCAAAATTCTGGGGCCTAGTTAcagaaacataattatttttcagtGTATACCAGGGCTCGTGCTGTCagtacaccaatcaaatagttcacgaacgttAGGAATAAAATTCGTTGGCTGACATGAGGACCAGCTCTTCGCGAATATATAATCACACTTAttcagtcagctgacacccaccagcgccctcaatagtgagaagaagtagcaggctacaacagtggtgatagcagggggcaaagcgGGGGGTAATTTTAATGGGCCCTCCCCGAGAAAATTTGAAAAACCAAATTTCGATGTGAACTACACTCGCGTTTCAGGACAAATAAACAACTATTTTGGCACCTGAAGGGCTTGGATCCCAGACCGAGCaggagactttattaaagaagagaaagcactttttttttaacaatcacGATGGACACAAAAAGTAggcggcggcaaaagctgtttcagtTGGCAATTTGCCGCCTTCGGAGATACGTCACTTTTGAGGGCTCtgacccacgtgtcaagagacatcgtttcGGACATTAAACATTACGATTACACaggagtaaatcttgatgtaaatttgtagaaaaacaacagttgttcgcatcaatgaatacctaactgcagtttcggttatttctttgtctttgttaatttcgtacccatggtcgagagcacaCATGCAGTTCACGATCGCgggtatttatacaaattgtaggtaaacgtacactgaataaaattagtttacaataatcatatttgttagatatagatttgtaagactgtgaggtgaaatttaataagttagctggattttaaaaagaccgtaaatttttttgttttgttgttttttttgggggggggggggggtataaatggaatatactgtgaagtcagcattcttagcctaggtattttacaaacagaaatcacaagcatttaacacgacgctgaaatcaacagcaacaacatggcgcaaattatgaaattgttgggggtggggaattgatgggttactttaaaaaaaagtttaaaaaaaaaaagaagcaattcAAAATAACATAAAGATAGCTATTtcaagaaataatgagctcaaGTTTTTTATTCtgggaaaaaaaggaagaaagaaaaaacaacaccctccaTAACCAttcacccacccccatatttctatatgtttgttaattaatgtcataggcctccCCCCAccgctgaaaaatcaaagtaatatattaactgcccctacccccattgctgtctttgattttaaTCAGGTAATACGGTTTTATTATTCcgatttattccagtttgtacacaattagctgaaaaagatgcattttcatattcatatataaatactctatacagtactaagtaaaacaattttgactaaagcattttcaatatggctaataaaaattccatttggctaatattttgactacaggtatttttgatccagggtgagccctggtaTACTCATACTAATCAAAGATCTCACTTAACATCTGTTATGTTTCAGATACAAGGGCATCACTGGAAGCTATTCATATTCTGGAACCCTATAAAAGTGaggtatgtataatatatatagtagtgaCTGGCCTTGTAAcatagtggttaaaccatcagctttaaaataaaattatcaactatactaaaacgcaaaagaaacgcaggtcctgaaaatgcgaaagaattgcactttgtaaagcagtatctttggtggaattgaacctcaactgtgttaaaaggacatggcacacacccacaccgcagtcccacctgcgtgtcaatttcattacctgtgtgacgtcacgaattctcaaaacacgttgtttgcacgtgctggatcatccgtatcatgaatccagtgcaaacacactcattgaaatgcttataaagcctacacacctggatttaatcgcataaattcaatttgagtagtgacagacaacagaatcacattttaaaaatgccgcgactgacgcaactccagcgagggatggccatcgggatgttgcaaaccggacagacccgtactgctgtagccagacaattgggatgtcatgtttcgacaatcgcacgcctttctcaacgtcaccaaatcactggatctgtgaacgatcgaccacgcaccggccgcccgagggtgacaaccgcagccctagaccggtacatccgggtgacccaccttaggaatcggatgctgccagcagctaacaccgctcaccaggtgcgtggtccacgtggtccagtgtccgccgataccgtccgacgccgtctgagggcagcaggactccgtaaccgccgtccttatgtgggaccaatattgacccctcggcaccgccaacaacgtcaacagtgggcgcaacaacatcaaagatggcgacgtggccagtggcaacaagttctgtttactgatgagagccgttacaatctttccaacgctgatggccgaatccgagtatggcgacgtcgacatgaacgttactccgactgctgcgttctgcaggccgaccgatggggcgggggtagtgtgatggtgtggggtgggtttctcattcaaccacagaacacaacttcatgtgttcagacaacgcgttaatgccgccgtgtaccaaaatgacgtcatcaacaatcacgtcgttcccttctttgccgctcacccacgtgtgcgcttgctgcagcaagacaatgccaggccgcacactgccagggcaacacaggcgttgctggctcagcacaacatcccaacgttgccgtggccagccttatcaccggacatggcgcctatcgaacacgtctgggatgaaatcggacgtcgccttcaggctcgcggacaacctcagaatatgcaggcgctggaggcagcattggtccatgaatggaactcactccctcaggcattctttcaacggcttgtcaactcaatgaggagacgttgcactgcctgtttgaatgcccagggtggtcacacgcgatactgactttgacaatgctacaggtcgtctctttcacatttttaacatggacccccaccctactttatgacatgaaacaatagccaaaaaggaattcaatcaaacatttccaacaccaatgtgtgccgaattggtgtagctccaaaataaatgttgaaatcttcatttcgttttgtttttttaatattttatatccaatttaatgagaacctgcgtttcttttgcgttttagtatatgaGCTGTACGGTTTGAATctgtactcttcaaaaaagtaggggaacctgaaatattaatgttaatatcaactattagaccgaacatacgttttgaccacagacatcctagtaaataacgttcaggtctgtttatcaacacaccgaaacacattctatagtttgcatgtgcattacgcagttgccccgtacacgtgtgtggggtgtcattctcgattttgacaatttccaggaaggtcgattaatcactgtggaacattatttcggtcaatcttttttattctgttgatcatacagttgttattgatttgtttttagtaatttttatgatttgaatttgcgatttactgataaaaaaacgtcaaatttcacttctgaccccaatcgtccttcaagatctttggtggtcataaaacctactgtaatactgaactaccagttgtaagcTGGTtgttgtaaaatatagtaggatgctggaaaataaagaggggcagAGAAAAATAAAGGGTTGGGGCAGAAAAACACAAAACCCAGGAcactgcttgaaccttaaaggttaactttataataaagtaaagttaagaCTAGACGGGAGATGACATTACGTATGGTTTCATTTCAAATAAAGGCTAttcaggcgcatgtgcagagTGGGAGTGTGGGGGCGGGTTGTAGTTGTGAATCGAAACCCCTGCTGCTCCAAGCTAATtttctaaaatgtattttccagaGGAACATGGCTCTACTCCCCGAAAAACTAAACTCATCAGTCTAGACTCCTCTGCACAATTTTTTGCACATTTGCctggtttttaaattttataaaatttattgaaaatcttgcattaaaattgctttttggcaaaaaagaaaaattactaCGAGTTAActctcttgaatagtgacacTTACTGCTTTTATTATTCAGGTCACCTTCAAATAGATAGCAGTAGAAAATGCATGCCAGACATGCTGTTTAATTACTGGTAGTTAGTTTTTGTTCATCATGGAAGGTTTACTTTcatgttactttattaaattcTGGTACAACATCTACTgaataaaaatactttttcttGTTACACTATATGGAATTGACTGTTAAGTTTAAAATTTCAACATtgcaattataatttttttattaccacTAAGCTAATTTTTTTCTATCTTTAGATGTGTTGTCGACCACAGCTTGGTAAATGGTTGGCGTGTGTTGACATGGATTCATCAGAAGATTGGTTGGTAAGTTgaacaggaaatgttttttagATAACATTGCTTTATGCTTTATTGTTTAATGGTgcatgttttgtttagaagtatCAAGTGTTGTTTGAAATAGGTTTCATTAAATCTTtcatattcatttgttttattcactGAAAGGGTACTATAATCAGAATGTGCATAATTAAGTGCAATAACAATAGAATATTGGTAGTAAAAATTAAACTAGTAAAAGCGCTGACCCTAGTTATTGGGCATTATAACATATTTTCAGCTTCAACAGATTTTTCGGTATTAATTTATGCATTACTGTAACATTTTGGtttaaattaacaattttttgtaaatccaatgtgtttgttatccatttgtagtagctcaaaattaattttatgaaaaataaaaagatgtGTACCTCAGAATTTTCAGGGATCATAGATTTTAACATTCTCAATGTTCTAATTCATCTCCAGGTTTGTGGAGGGGGACCACACCTCTCTATGTGGCACATGAGATCGCTATCGGCAACCACAGCCTTCAAGACGTCGGGGGCAACTCACTCCTTCGCCATGTTTTATGATGACCATGTATGTATTAACATAAATGATGATACTTATTGTGCAGCTAgggatgggatttagctcagtgggttgagtgcttgcttgaggtggttgcatcgcaggatcgaaccacctcggtggatccattcaacttattgggtttttcttgttccaaccagtgtaccacaactggtcaaaggccatggtatgtgctttcttgtctgatggaaagtgcatataaaaggtagtactaaaccaaataacttccggctgggtcaaagtttgagatgcacccaacttttgatagagaagtgaacttcacaagtcctgtgattgatgataaatgtgagtgtgttggttgtaaaaaaaaaaagagtttcatttgggcaaaatatgtatgcaattttatttcatctagtaccactgtgtcaagtagccttgtgcttgaaacatgcagaactagggtagtcatagacgctaccaattatctcaaaaatgaacagcttgacccccaatttttttctgattcactttaaagtggtagtatttatatccatagcgtttatgttgattgatatgctgcaggtaggagttttagccacatatgttactattgtcatctatgggatttgatttggtagtatacaccctaaaagatcccttgctgcattaggaaaaatgttgcgggtttcctctgatgaatttctcgttccagccagtgctacacaactggtgtaacatgccgtggtatgtactatcctgtctgtgggatgtacatataaaaggtcccttgctgctaatcgaaaagatttccgctctcaatatctgtgtggtccttaaccatatgttcaatgccttataactgtaaataaaatgtgttgagtgcgtcattaaataaaacatttctaattaatcaatgtgctctagttgtgtcgttaaaactaaaaaaaattattgtgtaGCTAATTCTTTGAAAGATGATTACAGTTTGTTAAATGGTTTGTTTCTGTAATTGAGACAATACTGTGAATCATGTACTATTTGTAATATTAGTATAAAAGTCAGATAAATACAAGGTATTTGACCAGTACTGACGACatccatttttatatttttcttacacacccattggtgagaacaccatgcattatttttggttacacgtATGTgggttaacaatttcaagacatacaactggctgctcctggGTGATGTAATCTTTGTTAGTTTGGCAAACCTAATACATATAATGCACGTTACATTAGCATACAAAAGGGTTTTTTGCTCTTCATTTGAAATAAACTTTGTCACAGCAGTAGGCATTCTTCTGTCAATAAACAAAGTGTTGcaataattcaaataaatgaacgaatgtttTATGTCACtgcagcacaaaaatacacatcagctattgggtgtcaaataaaagtaggtatatgaatgaatggatgaatgaatgaatgtttaatgacaccccagcacaaaaaaatacatcggctattgggtgccaaactaaggtaaatgcatCAATGATGTGaagatcaacatcaatataaaaaaattaaaaatctatgttagacaccaaatagctgtagtttgaaaatgtgctgagatgtcccGAAACAatcattccttttctttcttttaataattttaattatttgttcttTAGGTTATCTCAGGTGGAAGCCGGCCTTATGTAAACCACTGGTTTGTTAATGGTGACCTGAAATCAGAGGTACCCTGCACTCCCGCCACAGTTTTCAACATAGATGTGAATCACAAGTCAGATAAATACAAGGTATTTGTCCAGTATCCACGACatccatttttatatttttcttacacacccgttggtgagaacaccatgcattatttttggttacatgtacgtgtgttaacaatttcaagacatttgactggctgctccttggtgatgaccaggtcactagtgccatatatccaatgaaaaactacactaTGGAAATCGATAGACTGTGATGTATTGTTAACCTGGCATTAATGTGTCTGTGAtacgtaagtcagctacaagtgcaacggctgtaaataacttttagttgaaaaagatgttaaaatttgcttaaaacctggtttttgaggatttgtaagaaatagaataattattctttatttatcaTTGTGAAGCTGGCGATTTTTATATTGTCAGTTATTATGAGTGCTTGCAAATATTTAGCTGTTTTCATTCTttgtaaatacacatgtatttaggTTATCGGAATTTATTTTTACCTTCTTTACTTTTgccacattttatttccaatgtAAGGGACATATTATAAGGAGAGGAAGCAAATATTTTTTGTGACACCAGCTGTGAATTATTATTGGTTGACTGATTTTTCTGTACAGTTGTACcaagaatttttaaatttacttgaaAGAAATTTTCTTTCCACTAAATTAAGTAATTGTTCATTAAATAGAATGAAAACAGTTAAAAATTCTAATGTTATTTGAATATTAAGAACAAATATTCCAGCAGTAGCTTGTTAAATGATAAAATCCATTTGTTTATGGATTTCAAGATAGATATTTTGTGATCGTGTATggaatttgtatttatttttttgtgaatatttatTTCAGGTGCTTACGGTTGTAGGAAGCAGTTCGAAGATTGATGTCTGCACAAACTTCGGCTACAGAGCATTTTCCCTGAATTTCAaaccattttaacatcttatagCTCCACTAGCATTTATAAGATCATCTTTAACGTTGTTGGCAATTCCATAGATtataaaaatctaaatattCTTTAAGAATTGATGGATTACTTGTATAGAATTAAGAGTGTTTTGAAGATGAGTCAAACATATTAATTCTATCAAAAAAGACAATACCGAAAAATTATTAGTCACAGGTTGTGAAAGcttttatttatacaaatataatgtCATGTGACTGTAATTAAGAAAGTTATTATATACTGCTTTTTATCAACCCATATGAGCATACCCATCATTCTGTcacttgggggtgggggttgggttgggtttttttttacttacaatGATGTAAATCATGATGTATAATAAATTGGTTTTAAACTTACATGTCATTGAATATTTTTGCAACATACAGCATTATAAGAAAAATATGTTGCTATCTCAAGGTTGGGCAAACCTGTATTTGTAAGTAAAGCACATTCTTGATTGAATAAAATGGAATATTTTGTAGAGCTCTTTGTTCTGTTGTTTATTTTGCTGGAAATGCTGACTCTGTGTCATCTAACTTGATATACAATATCACCTGATATTCACACTTCATATCACAGAAGCAGGTTGTTGTTAATCAGTAAAGTGTTCGGTCTGGTGGTGTGTAATGGGTCCGTGGGTTAACATCATTGGTGCACCAAATGGGTTTTCCTCATATAGAATGCTATACAAATTTTCACTACATTCGAGTCAACTTGCCATGTTAGTATCTGACCGAAGGAAAGTGactagttttgtttaaaatgttatctagCAAAAACAAGTGTGATATTTTATTCATCACCCACCATCAAATAATCTAAAATTGACTGTTACTTCCAACATTACTCAATGCACACATctaaaacatgctaaaatgacgtcatttagcaCGTAATACAAGCCTGGTTATGTTTACAAAATTTGTACAACACACCCAGGTGTTTACCAGGTGCGTAATAAAGACTTGCATGTGTTTATAATATCtggtaaaatatataaaatgcaaCTGCTGCCAATTGGTAGGAGCAGCTGTGTTGTGGAATCTGCTTTTTCCTCAAAACTAGGCAAAATGCCACACATGTACTCCGTATATGATTgaacagggtttttttgtttaacgacaccactagagcatattgatttattaaccatctgcttttgggtatcaaacatttggtaatattgacatatatagtcccagaggaaatctgctacattttccaattagtagtctggatagcacatatcttggcctttgatatacggtattataccaataatggtgcactggctggatcaaaaaatagcccaatgggcccacccagggctggatttagaccttggggtgCCTGGGACACTTCAGGTTCAAGGCCCCCTCAACATTGAAATTAAATtgcatgacaaataaaaaattaaaaaaaaataattattgcaTTTTTTTGGTAAAGGAAGTCTTTAGTCTGGGAGGGGGGGctggggcaattgcccccttataaatccagcactgggcccaccgataggggtcgatcccagtttgaccgtgcatcaagagagtgctttaccacagcTATGTCCCTCCCAGTATGATTGAACAGAATGatgtgtgttgttaaacacaggAAAACACCTCTAAAGCAGACACAAAAGGGACCAAGTGAAAAGTCTCGTATTAAGAAATATCTTATTTAGAGAGGTTttattctgtactgatatttaaaaagggactgaaaAATGTCTAGACCCGCTTGTCCAAAGCATTATAAGTTAAATTAACCCTGCATGGGTTAgtctaatattttcattttctctttttttgggcataaatattttcttttttgattTATATACTTTGGTTGTCCTAAATCAAACTTCAACCTATATTTTCAAtgattatttgtattgattGAGTAATTGATTTTGGACATTTGTGTTACCCTAACCACTGGTTAAACTAACATTTGAACAACTGGCCCATGGGAATTTTGGTTTACAGACTGTTGGGTTTGAGGGGTTTCAATGTGCATATAGTTAAATTTTGCAAATAAGCCAGCATGGTGTAGGTGGGGACTAATGGTCTTGTAGCTTTGTTGTAGGCTATTTGCCTGTTTGTAGAATTAATCTCTGTGAACCCATTATTCCATGCAGTATTTATCAGACTGGTTTATGAAAAGTCTGTATGGCCTATCTTGTCTGCCAGAAGGATGTGAACATTTCTAATTCTTTAGACCAAGTgttgtaaaacatattttatacacCTAACAAgtaacatgtattttataacttttaataattatcattttacaaagatactaattattatttaaatatgaatattatattcTAACTGTTTTTGATCCATTACAAGCAACAGCAGTCCAATAATAAGTGCGCGTAACCCATAGGTGGAAATAATaattgaagaagaaaaatgatGGTGGAAGAATTGCGCCAAACTTGAACGACGACTTGTCAGCTTTGTTTTGTCGATCAGCTGCGTTTTAGGTGATTGACACTAGCCATTCTTGTACTATGTGTGTAATGGTATCATAGTTAGTATGTTTATTTAATCGAGAAAGGAtgtaatattttctgttttatacaAGTTCTCTCATCgacattataatttatagtcTGGCTCGCAGACTCCGCAGACTTGGCTATTTTTGGAATGAACATTTGGAAGCGCCATCTAACGTTTTTTGACATATATGCAAATAGACAGAAGAAAgtatgtttttaacaaatgcGAACAAATCGGTGTGAAATGTTCCGTTCTCTtgtaagttaaaaaacaaatataaatcatGCGCCATTTTCACAAAACTTGCTCACGATATCGGGGCATTTACATTTTTGCGGTTTAGCACGCGCAACGCCCCCTGGTGGAAcgtttattattagaaatgtgattacagacaacacattgttttgcCCTTTAACAAATTTGAAGAAATGTCACAATTTTGGGTAAGTATTCATAGTTTTACTATTAGTATTTGGTCATAAAATAACACTAACAGAGTGTGATTTGCTGACAcccccatgcttataaatagCCCCCGTACTTACCATTCACGCATACAATTCTGCTCTGACAGCTATCCGACTGTCGTCTGGTTGTTGACAATCAAAACAAGGCTATACATGGTcagtgttactatatttagaatGCACGACCTCTAGAAAGTATGGAAACATTTAAGGGCCATGcctatatttattggcaatttaaacaaaacacatatctTTTAATATGTTCTATTCTTGGTTTCACTcgataaatattgattatataactgttgaaTCTTACTAAtatgatgaacaattaaaaaaatgcccACACTGTCTtgcagaataataataattattattaccgaCTTTTCCAttggaaaatgtaaatattttgctACAATTGAAAAACGAAACGTTTTAAGTTGACTTTTCTTCCTTcttgtgttgaagtttgtttactaGACATTACTACAAATTTGTGTACAAAAAGAGCCATTTTTGACCTGTGCGGTCCACCGTATTATAACACTAGCAATTTATCGTGATATAGTGATAACCTCCCTTGAATGGAAGCCAGTGCTATGGTGTACTTCcatcaactgttttaatgtttaaactgCATTTATTTGCATTCATATATGTCggtacatttctttatttcttccaaatagTTAAGTACAGCGATACCGTGGTACCCCagtacagtgttctagctaggattttgatggggcagggcgctaatttcgctaatttaattgtagggcatttttaacgcgaaaatcttatttttgaggcaagtgctggatatgatcgaagtttttacattcataaatatcatatataaaaggaatatctatgctggttttaatttacataatgtttttggagggagggggacaatcaatttctaaacccaaatttattattcttaaatttggatgtttgatgaaacagtacattcatcgccgtatgcaatattattgtactaatgtacGAAATAaagacactattaaaaaaaaaaatctcgtttcagccagcgcagcacgactggtatgtgccgtgggatggtgtatataaacgatcccttgctactaatggaaaaaagtagcgtttttttttctaagactaaattttaaaaattactaaatgattgacatccaatagccgattattgataaatcaatatgctgtagtggtgtcgttaaataaaatcaaactttaactcttaaaatgttttacaaaaggttggatcacctaaaaaatcttattcttttttctattatatatagtatttataccatttaatatcatgcccaaatgtaatttaaaataaacaaattaaataattaaaagaaatcaagaaatgaaaaaaagagaatgattagaaataaataaaaagaaataaaagaacaaacaaattaaaaaattgacataaggatatatatttgtaacaagttgctcactgcatttaaagacggctattattgcatgtcaagatctagatagatttcattaaatagcttttgcagacatgcttttaacaaaacacagttatatctacatagaccaaataaccagtgaacattgctagtttactctgtgctatattataaagatgcagTCAATAtgtcatt includes the following:
- the LOC121389448 gene encoding THO complex subunit 6 homolog translates to MTQDRCQQVRQLLHTTIFAQSYSPCGKFLAAANNYGQIAVFSLAVALSPEACTESCLPVFVFKANESGSIYSLISTDTLLLSAGEGEISAWKWADILGKAPKVEWSLTIPKKDVFSNPEVNSLVIENSEQGTSRLFAGCGDNNVHIWNLESGTLESTLTGHEDYVHCVCLKNHGRECVSASEDGTCRIWDTRASLEAIHILEPYKSEMCCRPQLGKWLACVDMDSSEDWLVCGGGPHLSMWHMRSLSATTAFKTSGATHSFAMFYDDHVISGGSRPYVNHWFVNGDLKSEVPCTPATVFNIDVNHKSDKYKVLTVVGSSSKIDVCTNFGYRAFSLNFKPF